The following are encoded together in the Citrus sinensis cultivar Valencia sweet orange chromosome 1, DVS_A1.0, whole genome shotgun sequence genome:
- the LOC107176628 gene encoding uncharacterized protein LOC107176628 has protein sequence MLCVTTVNYKIIREGIEVGPIVLSRGLRQGNPLSPYMFIICAKRLSSLIHHYEQAGLLHGATMARGAPSITHLFFTDDCFLFFKATDQEALPTPRRKLSDRCVEFLELKLQMTMVSILVYHLVLAGGKVEIFRYIRDKVWKCLQGWNQKLLSRVGKEILLKTVAQAMPNFAMNVYLLPLELCRDLEKMMNLFWCSTRGNGSGGINCMRWDRLCRPKAYGGLGFK, from the exons ATGTTGTGTGTTACTACTGTTAATTACAAGATCATCCGTGAAGGCATAGAAGTGGGACCTATTGTGCTTAGCCGTGGACTTCGACAGGGCAATCCTTTATCGCCGTACATGTTCATCATTTGCGCAAAAAGGCTAAGCTCGCTGATCCATCATTATGAACAGGCGGGATTATTACATGGTGCTACAATGGCTAGGGGAGCACCTTCGATTACACACCTTTTTTTCACTGATGATTGCTTCCTATTCTTCAAAGCTACTGACCAAGAGGCTT TGCCAACGCCAAGGAGGAAGCTGTCAGATAGGTGTGTGGAGTTCTTGGAGTTGAAGCTACAGATGACCATGGTTTCTATCTTGGTTTACCATCTTGTATTGGCAGGTGGCAAAGTTGAGATTTTCAGATATATCCGAGACAAGGTATGGAAATGTCTTCAGGGGTGGAACCAAAAGCTACTTTCTAGAGTCGGAAAGGAGATTCTATTGAAGACAGTAGCACAGGCAATGCCTAATTTTGCCATGAATGTTTATCTCTTGCCCCTTGAGTTGTGTAGAGACCTTGAAAAAATGATGAACTTGTTTTGGTGTAGTACTCGTGGCAATGGCAGTGGAGGCATCAACTGCATGAGATGGGATAGATTGTGTAGGCCAAAAGCATATGGGGGACTTGGCTTCAAATAA